A segment of the Arachis hypogaea cultivar Tifrunner chromosome 5, arahy.Tifrunner.gnm2.J5K5, whole genome shotgun sequence genome:
TCGCATCTAAGCTATCGGTACAGCAAATTATGTCGTCGTCGCCTCTCATATGAAAACTAAAGCGATTACTGTTCggagaagaagttgaaggaagcAATCGAAGTAATGAACAATGTGACCACGGAGATGATAGAATAGAGGAGAAGGGAGATGGCGACGACGACGACTAGTCTTAACAAATCGAATTTActgtctagattcatgggatTTATTGAAGACGACAAGTACTTAAAATACATAGTAATTATTTTCCTGAGCATAAATTGGTTGAAAATAAGTTgaggatttttttttatgaatattgAAGTTGCAAAACATTGATGTTGTAGTGTGCATTGTATAGCTTAAAATTGCAATACTAGACTGTTAGAGTTATTCGAGATATAATGGAAATTGAGGGAGAAAAGTGTCGTTTCGAAACAGAAGAGATCAGGAActattttgtcccctgttagaaTTGTTAGAGATTattttgtcttccgttagagTTAATGAAACAAAGAACCCAAACAACTGACAGAATTAATTGTTAGAGACtaatcgaataattaattttagttgggaaTTAAAATGTCTAGtccaaaattttttagaaatcaaaatagataaatacttttaaattttagtgAAATTGAAATTTTCGACCTATTTTTAATAGTTGAAATTCCTTTTTAAAATTCcttaatatttgaaaatattttcattaaatatCATACTcaataatttatcttttaaaaaaaataaatgctcTTAAAAATGCATTCCCTCCCTAAAATACTCCATCCAATCAAACTCTAATGGTGTGTTTATTTGAGATGAAATGAGAGGAAGgaaaaagaagggaaagaaattggaaggaaaatagttattttcctttgtttggttgaggagagaaatgggagaggaaagaaaatggatgaaaaaatATTGGTGGGGTCCACTCATTTTTTTTCCCTCCAACAATGGagagaaaatgaagagaaaacTAATTCTCTCTTTATTTCCAATATTATCCCTTTacttttttcaatatattttataaataagaaTAAACATGTCTTTTTAtatcatttctttccttcttattttcctttcatctaaacacatctaaagaaaataaaaatccactcaatttctttcctttcctttctttcctttctatttctttcctctctatttctttccttccaacTAAACATAGCCTAACTTCATGATCTAATAATATTCATAGCCATATTTATTTAGATACAACAGGTAAATTACCTCCTACTAAAATAAAAGATGAGCCTAGAATTTATTAGTAGTTAAGTCTCttgcattaaaataaaataaaataaaaaccatgtGAAAAAAGAGGCTTTGTGCGTTGACTATGACTTGATAATTGACCTTGTTGCGCCATATACGGGGCTTAATAGATGTTAGGTTGGTACATCGTACACCTGGACTGGTAAAACTTGTTTGAAATTGACTCCAATTTCTGCATTTTTCCGTTTCATATAACGAATAATGAGGCCTTGGCTTACACGTTAATTCCTTTCTCCTTTGAATATTCAAATCTTTGTGTTGAACTTTTTGACACGATTGAATGatgatttttagtttaaaaaaaaaagcaataataagAAATTTGAACTTCTGAACAAATCAATGTAATTGAGTTAGGGAATGTTTCATAAATACGTATAAAACgcctttttttaaatatatttttaataattaaaatttaatatatataattatttaaattgtgttatttttgttaaaattaagttagataaattaatttgattgaaaaatagtgaattaaattttaaattggtctaaattaatattattttttaaatgattataatattcctattatataaaatgattaaaatattcttattatatatattaattttgagaattataAATTctagttattttcttttctgttgttatagggttagaatttaaagtttttaaaattaatatatatatgtggaatattttagttgtattttatAATAGGAATagtgtagtaattttttataaaaaatattaatttataccaattcaaaatttaaattattaattttttgttaaattgatTGTCTGATCTAatttcaatgaaaataatataatttaattgattatatgtattaaattttaatttttaaaaaacatctttaaaaaaagatatttttaatattttatatatattagttaatttggCTTAACATTTTTAATTTGCTTGCTTAATTAAACCAAACTAAGCGGCTTTTATATTCCAACTTCATTCTAATAAGCTCtaacaaaatttgcttccaataaATTATagtaacattaattaattaacatgaaatcttctatatatatatatatatatatatatatatatatatatatatatatatatatatatatatatatattagtaacgTTAGGAggacaaaaataactaaataattttatttaatatttattaattttaataataattaatgtttaatatactaaattttttattttttgttaatattgttttattatcaaatatttttgtatatatatatatatattaatgaaaaTAGTGATGAAAGGCACACCTTTTTTCCAATACATATTTTAGAACAAATTAAACTCTATCATTAATGATACACTCCAATTCAAACCTAAAAGGttgctataataataataatggtgcaacttccttattacaaaataaacatctatatttatatattctaATTATATATCATGCATCAAATATGTTTTTCCTTAGTATGGAGGGTATGCTGGGGAAGCCACAGGTTCAGCAGTGAACTCGAGAGCATTAAAAGGTTGAGGAGGAGTAGCAGCTGTGAACTTCACTGAACGAACATCAGGTGCAGGTGCCACAATACCAGAGCTTTTGATCTCAGCCATTCCTCTCCGTGCATTTCCCCCTTCTGCTTCACACAACTTGGGAAGAAACACTCCTGAATAACATAACATACAttatcatacatataatataaaagttaaatagatatgaatttaattttaatgtactaataataaaaaattattgaattatttttatttataatcatTTGTGCGgtcaatataaaaattaattatttttattaatgtaatattatttaattaaatatacatataaaaatatttcggattaataacatatcaaaataaatttaataataatttaattaaatatatgaaaTGATTTAAtcgtttttattatttattatctttgatatttttttatgacATGATTATATGTACCTTCACCAGCAGCAAGATTGAAGTATAGGTCAACAACATTAGGGCATGCTTGGTAGCAATGAGGTGAGCAAAGGTTTTGAGTGAAGCGAGATTCCAAAAGAGAATCTGATGAGATTCCAAAGGACTTCCTGTCCAAACCACATGACTTGATGCATTCCTCACTCTCAATGTGATCCTTCAGCTTCTCATCAGCTTCAATCTCTGATGTCTTGCATGTGTATGCTTCCATCCCTGACCTCTTCACCTCCTTCTCTAGCACACATCGTTTTCCGGCCGATGACACCGCAAACGCGCATGTCTCATGGTTCAGCTTCTCGCATTCTATACCTCCTGTAATAATTAGTTATCACTTGTTACAAAAACTTAAACTGATAGAACGAGACACATGAATAGTTATACGACGTACCTAAAGTTCCTTGCACTGCGAGAGCAAATGCAAGGATAGCAGCTACCAAACTCCACAAGCTAATAATGGTAGAGGCCATGGTGATTCAATCAAATATGAGAAATGGAAAATTAAAGCAAAACCTAGCTTGGGATTTTGCTTAACTTGCTATATACTATGGAGGCTTGTTGTCTTTGCTTTTTGTGATGTTCATTCAGGGAGAGTATTTATAGTGATTATTTCttttaaacggaatttattaGTAGGTGCCTAGGTGGACTTGTCAATATGAATTAAAAGTAGagaggagaaaaataaaataaaaaataacaatagtAGTTTAGGGGTTTATGGAACCCTAATTTAGCATATATGATTGCGTATGTGCAAACCACAAGACAAGACCCAACGACCACGCTTTCATTAATAGTCAACCAATTAATGCCGTCATCAATGGAGCAACCTTTGCTCCACatctcttcaattttttttttttggattatgtttataatataatataatatttaaaatatttgtaagtgcaagatacatatttttttaaattaatttttataattcgaAATTTTTAGaagttaaaatttagaatttagagtaCTCTAATTATTAAGTTGAGATCTGTgtaataaattataaaactttAAGAGATCTATCACCATAAAAATTTGTTATCATGATACAAAAGGTCAAGATTTTATAAAGTTTTCAATATAAAATTCTTTTATTAGTATGTAAACGGAATTATGTTGAAAATTACGTTTTGATATTATATATGCGACCTTAGCTTACAGAAGTGAAGAGCAATGAATCTATGTTACTTACTCTTACTCCCATCTATATATTAATATTCAAATATCTatctatatatttaattaatattattttgaatatatataaaCGTATGGAAAAAACTAAATAACGTGGCCGAAAATGAAACAAAGCATCGTAGAATATATTATTGGCATTTGGCAATGTCATCTTGGCCGTGTTAGGAAAACAAAATATTTATCTTGGTGCGAAAACAGACAATAATGATGAAGAGTTTCTTCTCAAACAAGTATATAGAAAGAAACAAATCATCAAAACGTCAAATCCTTAAACTAGACTTGGGGTTAATTCATTTTCTTTGAATAATCGATATCATATAAGAAATTCGTGGAcatgtaataatatttaaaaaaaaaggaaaagtatagggtaccaacatattatctgccaacttctgacaactcttatttatatttgtgttttatggaagtgtgttcgtagatgtgtctagtaattaatatattttaaacacatatataaagagacacatccaaaaaatatatctataaagacacttctattaaacacagttataaaaaaaatatttttattagacacatccacgaacacactttcatgaaacacaattataaataagagttggcagaagttagcAGATATGTTGTTGGTAACGTAGCAGAACCGAAAAAAAAATCATTGCTCATAGTCTTGGTATAATGTTGGATAATTCAAATAGTATACTAGCTAGCTCCTAGCTACATAGGAAAAGAGTATTTGTATGTGTATGAAAAACTACTTTTCCTACTTTATGCGcggaaaaaataatat
Coding sequences within it:
- the LOC112802871 gene encoding uncharacterized protein isoform X1 codes for the protein MASTIISLWSLVAAILAFALAVQGTLGGIECEKLNHETCAFAVSSAGKRCVLEKEVKRSGMEAYTCKTSEIEADEKLKDHIESEECIKSCGLDRKSFGISSDSLLESRFTQNLCSPHCYQACPNVVDLYFNLAAGEGVFLPKLCEAEGGNARRGMAEIKSSGIVAPAPDVRSVKFTAATPPQPFNALEFTAEPVASPAYPPY
- the LOC112802871 gene encoding uncharacterized protein isoform X2, translating into MASTIISLWSLVAAILAFALAVQGTLECEKLNHETCAFAVSSAGKRCVLEKEVKRSGMEAYTCKTSEIEADEKLKDHIESEECIKSCGLDRKSFGISSDSLLESRFTQNLCSPHCYQACPNVVDLYFNLAAGEGVFLPKLCEAEGGNARRGMAEIKSSGIVAPAPDVRSVKFTAATPPQPFNALEFTAEPVASPAYPPY